The Staphylococcus saprophyticus subsp. saprophyticus ATCC 15305 = NCTC 7292 genome contains the following window.
CATTTCACCAGAAACTAAAAATATCCAACTCGTACCTACAGCCATATGAATACCACCCATAATATGTTTGAAGGCACCAGGGAATAAGATATTTTTATATAATTGCCAACCTGTTAAGTTAAGATTTGAAGCGATTTTTAAATATTGAGGTTCAATATGTCTAATGCCTTTAATTGTGTTAAAAACAATCGGAAAGAAAGCAGCGATAAAAATAATTGCCATAGCTGGTAAGCTACCGATACCAAACCAAAGTACAACGAAAGGTGACCAAGCGATAGGTGATATAGGTCTAATTAATTGTAAAAGTGGTTCGATGGCATGGAATAGTGCATTTACACGACCTAATAAAAATCCGATAGGAACACCGATTAAAATGGCAAGAACAAATCCGACTATGAAACGAAATAAACTAATAAACAAATGAGAAAATATTTCCCCGGAAATGATGAACTGCCAAATGCTCTTAGCAACAAGTAAAGGACCAGGTAAGAGGATAGGTTGATAATTTCCTATCCAAATCACGCATTGCCATATAAATAAGAAAATGATGAAACTAATAATAGGTAAAGTGAATTTTTTAGTTAATGCATGTGTCAATGCGTACTAGCCCTCCTTGTATAAT
Protein-coding sequences here:
- a CDS encoding ABC transporter permease, with protein sequence MTHALTKKFTLPIISFIIFLFIWQCVIWIGNYQPILLPGPLLVAKSIWQFIISGEIFSHLFISLFRFIVGFVLAILIGVPIGFLLGRVNALFHAIEPLLQLIRPISPIAWSPFVVLWFGIGSLPAMAIIFIAAFFPIVFNTIKGIRHIEPQYLKIASNLNLTGWQLYKNILFPGAFKHIMGGIHMAVGTSWIFLVSGEMIGAQSGLGFLIVDARNMLNLEDVLAAIFFIGLFGFIIDRFISYLEKLILKRFGE